Proteins from a genomic interval of Sporomusaceae bacterium:
- a CDS encoding transketolase family protein, whose product MGKATREAYGEALRELGGRYKDIIVLDADLSKSTKTNVFAKAYPDRFFNVGIAEQNLIGTAAGLAAAGKIPFVSTFAMFATGRAYEQVRNSVGYPHLNVKICATHAGLTVGEDGATHQAIEDIGLMRAIPGMTVIVPADATETHQAVAWAAEYKGPVYIRLGRMAVPDVFGESYTFAPGKAALLAEGADLTIIACGVMVAPARRAADELTQAGLSARVLNMPTIKPIDSAAIIKAARDTGAVVTCEEHTVIGGLGSAVAEVLGENAPVPMERVGILDTFGESGTPDALLAKYNLTAADIVRAAKRVVERKK is encoded by the coding sequence ATGGGTAAAGCAACTAGAGAAGCCTACGGTGAAGCCCTCCGCGAGCTCGGCGGGCGCTACAAGGATATCATCGTCCTTGACGCCGACCTCTCCAAATCCACCAAAACCAACGTCTTCGCCAAAGCCTACCCCGACCGGTTCTTCAACGTCGGCATCGCCGAACAGAACCTCATCGGCACCGCCGCCGGCCTCGCCGCCGCCGGCAAAATCCCCTTCGTCTCCACCTTCGCCATGTTCGCCACCGGCCGGGCCTACGAGCAGGTCCGCAACTCCGTCGGCTACCCCCACCTCAACGTCAAAATCTGCGCCACCCACGCCGGCCTCACCGTCGGCGAAGACGGCGCCACTCACCAGGCCATCGAAGACATCGGCCTCATGCGGGCCATCCCCGGCATGACCGTCATCGTCCCCGCCGACGCCACCGAAACCCACCAGGCCGTCGCCTGGGCGGCCGAATACAAAGGCCCCGTCTACATTCGCCTCGGCCGCATGGCCGTCCCCGACGTCTTCGGCGAAAGCTATACCTTCGCCCCCGGCAAAGCCGCCCTCCTCGCCGAAGGCGCCGACCTCACCATCATCGCCTGCGGCGTCATGGTCGCCCCGGCGCGCCGGGCCGCCGACGAACTAACCCAGGCCGGCCTCAGCGCCCGCGTCCTCAACATGCCCACCATCAAACCCATCGACAGCGCCGCCATCATCAAAGCCGCCCGCGACACCGGCGCCGTCGTCACCTGCGAAGAGCACACCGTCATCGGCGGCCTCGGCAGCGCCGTCGCCGAAGTCCTCGGCGAAAACGCCCCCGTCCCCATGGAACGGGTCGGCATCCTCGACACCTTCGGCGAATCCGGCACCCCCGACGCCCTCCTCGCCAAATACAACCTCACCGCCGCCGACATTGTACGCGCCGCGAAGAGAGTCGTCGAACGCAAAAAATAA
- a CDS encoding site-2 protease family protein, whose translation MALWKVVHLGNSILRRIGICLVMAAAALNLGEAAAMAATMLISLAVYALAFGWKFAVGFTVLLLAHELGHLAAARVVGLRSSTPVFVPFLGAVIRLRQPPTNAKMEANIAVGGPAAGTLSALVCLVFYLWTDSALMLVLAYTACLLNLFNLIPCAPLDGGKIAAAISPRMWWLGSLAAGALFFYTHNLFILFIFAFSLAQLWRGEGADPGTRYYHLGLGQRIKVALWYFGLLAVLGVATVYLVELLR comes from the coding sequence ATGGCCCTCTGGAAAGTCGTCCACCTCGGCAACAGCATCCTCCGCCGGATCGGCATCTGCCTCGTCATGGCCGCCGCCGCCCTTAACCTTGGCGAAGCCGCCGCCATGGCCGCCACCATGCTCATCTCCCTGGCCGTCTACGCCCTCGCCTTCGGCTGGAAATTCGCCGTCGGCTTCACCGTCCTCCTCCTCGCCCACGAACTCGGCCACCTTGCCGCCGCCCGCGTCGTCGGCCTGCGCTCGTCCACCCCCGTATTCGTCCCCTTCCTCGGCGCCGTCATCAGGCTGCGCCAGCCCCCCACCAACGCCAAAATGGAAGCAAACATCGCCGTCGGCGGCCCCGCCGCCGGCACCCTCAGCGCCCTCGTCTGTCTCGTCTTCTACCTCTGGACCGACAGCGCCCTAATGCTCGTCCTCGCCTACACCGCCTGCCTCCTCAACCTCTTCAACCTCATCCCCTGCGCCCCCCTCGACGGCGGCAAAATCGCCGCCGCCATCTCGCCCCGCATGTGGTGGCTCGGCAGCCTCGCCGCCGGGGCGCTGTTTTTTTACACCCACAACCTCTTCATCCTCTTCATCTTTGCCTTCTCCCTCGCCCAACTGTGGAGAGGGGAGGGGGCGGACCCCGGCACCCGTTACTACCACCTCGGCCTTGGCCAGCGGATCAAGGTCGCCCTCTGGTACTTCGGATTATTAGCCGTGCTGGGTGTAGCCACCGTATACCTCGTAGAATTGCTACGCTGA
- the ftsE gene encoding cell division ATP-binding protein FtsE — protein MIHMAGVSKIYSNGSVALSDITVDIDKGDFVFIVGPSGAGKSTFIKLLFREELPTSGELYVNGRNVAELEAAEVPYLRRGLGIVFQDFRLLPNKTVYENVAFAMEVIESPRREIQKRVYHVLDLVGLRHKARNYPGHLSGGEQQRVAIARAIVNNPTVVIADEPTGNLDPDTSWEIMKIFERINKAGTTMVMATHDKMVVDGMKRRVIAIEQGRIARDQEGGQYGYES, from the coding sequence GTGATTCATATGGCTGGAGTCTCGAAGATTTACAGCAACGGTTCTGTTGCCCTCTCCGACATCACTGTCGACATCGATAAAGGCGACTTCGTATTCATTGTCGGCCCCAGCGGCGCCGGCAAATCCACCTTCATAAAACTTCTCTTCCGCGAAGAGCTGCCCACCAGCGGCGAACTCTACGTCAACGGCCGCAACGTCGCCGAACTCGAGGCGGCCGAAGTCCCCTACCTCAGGCGCGGCCTCGGCATAGTCTTCCAGGACTTCCGGCTGCTCCCCAACAAAACCGTCTACGAAAACGTCGCCTTCGCCATGGAAGTCATCGAATCGCCGCGGCGCGAAATCCAAAAGCGGGTCTACCACGTTCTCGACCTCGTCGGCCTCCGCCACAAAGCCCGCAACTACCCCGGGCACCTCTCCGGCGGCGAACAGCAACGCGTCGCCATCGCCCGCGCCATCGTCAACAACCCCACCGTCGTCATCGCCGACGAGCCCACCGGCAACCTCGACCCCGACACCTCGTGGGAAATCATGAAAATCTTCGAACGCATCAACAAAGCCGGCACCACCATGGTCATGGCCACCCATGATAAAATGGTCGTCGACGGCATGAAAAGACGCGTCATCGCCATCGAGCAGGGCCGCATCGCCCGTGATCAGGAAGGTGGGCAATACGGCTATGAAAGTTAG
- the ftsX gene encoding permease-like cell division protein FtsX codes for MKVRTVEYFIREAFSSLRHNGLMSIASVSTVALSLLILGMFLIMVLNLNHMASTLESQVQISVYLQDTLKDQEIREVGTRITKLPGVVQVTFVDKDQALTRFKQRLGEQQGLLAVLGDTNPLPNAFEVKVDKPERVKPVAQAVAQLKGVENARFGQEIIEQLFTLTKMVRIIGLALIVFLALAALFIISNTIRITVFARRKEIGIMKYVGATDSFIRWPFLIEGMILGFSGAVIAVFLLIEAYTLLTGQIYQKLVFLPLVPKYPFLTYVSILLIVAGTVIGALGSTISLKRFMKV; via the coding sequence ATGAAAGTTAGGACCGTCGAATACTTCATCCGCGAAGCCTTCTCATCGCTTCGCCACAACGGCCTCATGAGCATCGCCTCCGTCAGCACCGTAGCCCTGTCCCTCCTCATCCTCGGCATGTTCCTCATCATGGTCCTCAACCTCAACCACATGGCCTCCACCCTCGAATCCCAGGTCCAGATCTCCGTCTACCTGCAGGACACCCTCAAAGACCAGGAAATCCGCGAAGTCGGCACCCGCATCACCAAACTCCCCGGCGTCGTCCAGGTCACCTTCGTCGACAAAGACCAGGCCCTGACCCGCTTCAAACAGCGCCTCGGCGAACAGCAGGGCCTCCTCGCCGTCCTCGGCGACACCAACCCCCTGCCCAACGCCTTCGAAGTCAAAGTGGACAAGCCCGAGAGAGTCAAACCCGTCGCCCAGGCCGTCGCCCAGCTCAAAGGCGTCGAAAACGCCCGCTTCGGCCAGGAAATCATCGAACAGCTCTTCACCCTCACCAAAATGGTCCGCATCATCGGCCTTGCCCTCATCGTCTTCCTGGCTTTGGCCGCCCTCTTCATAATCTCCAACACCATCCGCATCACCGTCTTCGCCCGCCGCAAGGAAATCGGCATCATGAAATACGTCGGCGCCACCGACTCCTTCATCCGCTGGCCCTTCCTCATCGAAGGCATGATCCTCGGCTTCAGCGGCGCCGTCATCGCCGTCTTCCTGCTCATCGAAGCCTACACCCTCCTCACCGGGCAGATCTACCAGAAACTCGTCTTCCTGCCCCTCGTCCCCAAATACCCCTTCCTCACCTACGTCAGCATCCTGCTGATCGTCGCCGGCACCGTCATCGGCGCCCTCGGCAGCACCATATCCCTCAAACGCTTCATGAAAGTATAA
- a CDS encoding peptidoglycan DD-metalloendopeptidase family protein, with product MEKRRITAMALALLLTAAAALPALANEIEDHQRQLQDIQQQMQQHQQKAAQAQQKVTSVSEQLRLIQTDLDGALGDYNAIQSRRAYTEQQIALNKDILAKAEKSLAERTRILNKRIRDIYENGQVSYLDVLLGATDFGDFTTRADLLKRVLAQDATLITKVKLERELVTQKKAELERDRLAILELEKVAAAKKNVIESRRNEREQVLNSAVYERDTAERAYQELQDTSRRIEQMIRNIQSGNRDATGATGVLIWPASGPITSPYGWRTHPIFGTQRYHSGIDIGADYGEPIRAADGGVVIYADWMGGYGKAVIVDHGAGISTLYAHSSELLVGEGQRVYKGQVVARIGSTGYSTGPHLHFEVRQNGSPVNPLGYLP from the coding sequence ATGGAAAAAAGGCGCATCACAGCAATGGCACTGGCCCTGCTGCTAACAGCGGCCGCCGCGTTGCCCGCCCTTGCCAACGAAATCGAAGACCACCAGCGACAACTGCAGGACATCCAGCAGCAGATGCAGCAGCATCAGCAAAAAGCCGCCCAGGCCCAGCAAAAGGTCACCAGTGTCTCCGAACAGCTCCGGCTCATCCAGACCGACCTTGACGGCGCCCTCGGCGACTACAACGCCATCCAGTCACGGCGGGCCTACACCGAGCAGCAGATCGCCCTCAATAAAGATATCCTCGCCAAGGCCGAAAAAAGCCTTGCCGAGCGCACCAGAATACTCAACAAACGCATCCGCGACATCTACGAGAACGGCCAGGTAAGCTACCTCGACGTCCTCCTCGGCGCCACCGACTTCGGCGACTTCACCACCCGCGCCGACCTCCTCAAGCGCGTCCTCGCCCAGGACGCCACCCTCATCACCAAAGTGAAACTCGAGCGCGAACTCGTCACCCAGAAAAAAGCCGAACTCGAACGCGACCGCCTCGCCATCCTCGAGCTCGAAAAAGTGGCCGCAGCCAAGAAAAACGTCATCGAAAGCCGCCGCAACGAACGCGAGCAAGTCTTGAACTCTGCCGTCTACGAGCGCGACACCGCCGAGCGGGCCTACCAGGAGCTTCAGGACACCTCGCGCCGCATCGAGCAAATGATCCGCAACATCCAGTCCGGCAACCGCGACGCCACCGGCGCCACCGGCGTCCTCATCTGGCCGGCGTCCGGCCCCATCACCTCCCCCTACGGCTGGCGCACCCATCCCATCTTCGGCACCCAGCGCTACCACAGCGGCATCGACATCGGCGCCGACTACGGCGAACCAATCCGCGCGGCCGACGGCGGCGTCGTCATCTACGCCGACTGGATGGGCGGCTACGGCAAAGCCGTCATCGTCGACCACGGCGCCGGCATCTCCACCCTCTACGCCCACTCCTCCGAACTCTTGGTCGGCGAAGGCCAGCGCGTCTACAAAGGCCAGGTCGTAGCCCGCATCGGCTCCACCGGCTACTCCACCGGCCCCCATCTCCACTTCGAAGTCCGCCAGAACGGCTCGCCCGTCAACCCGCTCGGATATTTGCCCTAA